Genomic segment of Deltaproteobacteria bacterium:
CGTGGCAGTGTGGTCGTCGTTCACGCCCGGGTCCGGCGTGCCGGCCGCGGCGGCCTGCCACTCTTCGTTCCGAAGCAGGCGCTTGCCGGAGAGCCGGCAGGCTTGCTCGGCCTGGAACCAGGTGACGCACGTGCTCGGCGGCACGCCCGCCACCGACGCCGCATAGAGTGGCGCGGTCCAGTTGCCGCTGGGCGGGAAGTCCGGACCGTAATCGAAGCCGGTGCACCCGGTCATCGGGATCGCGCCCATCTGGACGGCACCGCCCGCCGCCAGCTGCGCGACGGTTGCCTTGCCCCTGCGGACCTTGCCGATCAGCTGGTCGTCTTTGGGCGGAATGGACCAAACGCTCGCTTCGTACTTGTCGACGCAGATCGGGCCCACCTGGACCGCATCCGGGGGACAGCGACGCGCATGCACGGGTGAGGCGAGAGCCACGAGGACGATGAATTCCGCCAGCCATGCGAGGCGGCGGCGTCGAGCAGCGGCACGTACGTCATGCGAGGCCCGCGCTCCGTGACGTCGCGCTTGCAGGACCGGCACCGCGCTCTTGTACGATGCCGGCAATCGCCGTGTCCAGAAAAACCCGCGACACCTCCAGCCGTTCGCTTGCGCGCCCGCTCAACTTTTGCGAGCGTGGCTTTTCCCGGAGAGGTGCCCGAGCGGCCGAAGGGGCACGCCTGGAGAGCGTGTGTACCCACAAGGTACCGAGGGTTCGAATCCCTCCCTCTCCGCTCGTTCTG
This window contains:
- a CDS encoding formylglycine-generating enzyme family protein, yielding MGPICVDKYEASVWSIPPKDDQLIGKVRRGKATVAQLAAGGAVQMGAIPMTGCTGFDYGPDFPPSGNWTAPLYAASVAGVPPSTCVTWFQAEQACRLSGKRLLRNEEWQAAAAGTPDPGVNDDHTATCATNSDFAALTGARSSCISRWGAHDMAGNVWEWVAEWINPGVGCTFWDSAHGGDLSCMGVPQPAAPPAGATARELVSFDANLPGAIIRGGNYATGDRNGIFAIYAAVNPSNISRSTGFRCAD